The window CAAAAAAGTACATGACATGCGATCGAACGCAccttcgaaaaatatattttactttttctttctttttcgatcgacaCGCCTAAATTTCTAGACCTTCTttcatcgattcttttttattttctttttcttcgttttttttttcttttcttttttttttttttcttcttttcttaaacgacgctctttcttcttcaaggTTACGCATaggtaaaataaattgtatcgGTGAATTTgaatttgctttttctttcttttttttctttttataataagcCGGAACACTATGCTAATGGAGATATGTTAATCCGTTTAAAAGAAGACATCGATGGGCTTTGAtatgcaaataaatattacgcCAAAAAATTTATGtgctatatattttatatgctaaattgaatttattgattcttttgaatcgaattaattttttgatatttgatttttcgcatttctttttttttttcttctattttatcttctttgtcttaaattttctctctctctctctctctctctctctcctttctcttttgttctctaaatcgttttattcgattattcgtattacaaattataatttaatgtgTTGCATTCCGTCTTATTTGTGAAAGTAGTGCGATGATCAAAATTAGTTAAATTTATGTTTCTGGAACAGACGATAGATCTATATAGTTGGAAAGATTTTAACttgagatttaaaaataaatatttttgttaaatattttcaagttgATAAGTtagattcttctttcttttatctcctttatgttacaatttaaaaaatacgataactcttttttaagtaatttttaataattattaaaaatatttattctttttgcaAGCTTATCAATAAACGATtacaatgattatatatatttatacatacatatatatatatatttatgtatatgtatataatgtgtttcgatattattatttgaatcaTTTGTGTAAGCATCCTATACATAGAGATATTCGATCGACAGAACAGAGATACGCCATTTAACCATCCATTaaatgaaacagaaagaatATCAAtcgtattcttttattttttaaacattaaaaattagcaaattttattgtttgatatttatcgatagtcaaaagttatttatagataagtccttattttaattttgcgTTACTACGTTGGTTGTTATTACTGTTCTTCAGTTATTTATTACTGACGATACTTAAATTACTGTCTCGTAAGCTGTAGATTAAAGGTATATGCTGAGTAATACTAAGAAAGTTATATCGTTTTAGTTCTTCATCCTTTGTAATCGAAGTCTTCGTTGGCTCTTTTGTATTATGTAGTAAATGTCATgaagaatacaaaagaaaaatgaaaaaatgactaaacaacaaatattatatctgcaattttattttattaataaaaatatctagtTTTATTAGTGTaggaattaatataaatacttatagacgtataaattttttatgaaattttactATCACGTTAGTTTTATCTCGTTTCTATCTTATTTAACAggtttctaaaataaaaattcattttataagatataacgaagaaattataaattctattcgcattattctattctttttctccttttaatattttctcgcggatacttttattttttaacaaattgttttGACTTTTCTCGAAAGTGCGATCACGTTACCAGGGTTCTCAGAGTGATCTTAATTTACAATCGTTTCTTGAGTTCAATTACTCACTTGACCCGACTCGCGTTGACGCTAAGCGTCTATTAAATCGCATCGGCAACATTGGTCACTTGGACGTatcaaaacaattttatatcttgaaaatttccttaccacaaaatatttatttcatttcccctgccatcatcttttttttttggatttctttttttttatttttcacgatcgatttttaaaaaatcaaaagaaaatagaaaagaaataattgttgtGTTACTACGAACGAATACATTACTACCAATCATTTACTAAACAAAAATTCtccttatttttaaaaattattacatacttttatctttaaatcgACACGCAACTGTAACGTAATCAGACTCACTTATCTGTTTTGTATTTACGCGTAATTGATTTTATCTAGAAAtgcgatttattttctaatcgttaaCAACTTATATATCTAAAGTACTTCAAAGAGATGTtataacaaaaaggaaaagataatttaacactatatttattatgtaataacgAGGAATTATGAATTAGTGTTCagttatttgttaaatattgataatagaaattataattttcaatgacaattaaaatatttacgtttctacgattactttattttatttactttctttttctattttgtattttttttgaaaatttataaacttctctttaaatttgaaaacgttcaaaaatataataatataaaaatgcatgTGAATTAACGTACAAATAGTCTGACGAAGTGTCttagattttatatcttttataatattttgtttgaaaGATATACAATCTACTATGTTTGAAATTTCGCGCTGTTTCGATTAGCTGTCACAATACGATACATGGATAATCGATCATTCGTGTTGCTACCTTCAGTCTGCAAGAGGCAAGATGGCAGTCTGGAGTAACTTTCTGCGTTCTACGAGCCAAAAACTCAGTAGGCTTCCTATATTATTGTCAAAAGAACCTTCTATAAATAgtaagtattaaaatatatagctagaatattttatatatctatatatctatgtcaATTTTAAATCATAAACGATTTatgaacgatataataatcttGTTATGCAACATTTTATAGGGAattagttataataattaggataaataattatgataataattttatcctttttcatttttcagtgtaaatttaaaacattaatattatttattatacaataacttgctatgtataataaattagattaaatgaagttttatatatttaaggtTATGAATTATCATATTGtacatatttcaaaaatttaagtttatataaaagaatgtcATATATACAAATCTCTTATATcagtattattttgttttgatttgtctttgacatatttatacaaatatttcttaaaatctttatttttacttttaaccatcattaatattaaattagtatattagtattaattgGTAAGTCTCGATGTagatttaatcttttaataatatattattactttatatcatTACAGATCAAATAAGATGTATGTCACATGACCAagtaatgatgataaaaaatagtaGATGGCAATGGTCAAGATGTAAAGATCTGGTACATTTTTATGTTATGTTGGGTGTAATACCATTATCAATCCTTACGTTTTGCGTAAATGTTTTTGTGGGTCCAGCAACACTTGAACCTATTCCAGAAGGATATACACCAAAGCCTTGGGAATATTATAAAGTATGAAATactaattcatttaatattataaattaatattattgatatgatgtcattactttatatatttggttatattacataatacgtttatattctcattattttcAGCACCCGATAACTAGATTTCTTGTtcgttatgtatatacgcCGCATCAGCaagattatgaaaaatatttaaatgctGTGTATTTAGAACAAGAACTTAGAAAAATAAGACAGCTTCAAAGACGTATTGAAGAATTGATCGAACAACGAAACGATTATAAATACTTCTATTACACGCCATCAACTGCCAAATATGTTCATCGGGCGAAGTATGACATAGAACAAGAAGATACTTTCAGGACTTActcaaaataattgattaataaagaaatgagaagTCTTTATGATCTTGATACATGAAGTACTTGCCCAGGtggattgaaaaagaaaaatagcaatcattaatatagtaaaaagttattatagtaataattcaataatatatatatatatatatatacacacatatatatattataccattgtcaaattacatttaataaaggcatttgaaaataatttcagatTGCCACAAATTGAGTATTTCcttagaatattaattttcaaattttattttttttttatgcaacaaaaaacaaaaacatatttctttttttgtaatgcaTATTTCAGTGCTTATAAAtgcttttacttatttttaagGATTATCCAATAAAAGCACACGATTTTAcacattatgaaatattacttatatcatGATAAATATTCGATAGTTTTTTGTTAGTTAATCGATAATTAggattgtaataaataaaaattagattgatcgtttattgaaatatactAAAATTTATTCGGATTTTGGTTCCATTTTAAGTGATTTGTGACGACATTACCGACGCATAAAGATGAACATATAATTCTCTTGTATTTGTTGCCATCTATTAGTAAAATATGGAAgtatagaatttaaaaaatcagcTTTTATAAAAGTCCGCTTATATATCGAGTTAATTAACGATTGTAcatcttatataaatttcaaaggtTACTTTTTACATACGcgcattgaaaatattcagatTCTTATATATCTGATGTATTGAAacttatatcgtttattatcgtttgttttctattttttttattttatatatcaatatcttTCATAACGAGTTcatacttttctatttctacatattttcgaatcttttaatattcttacCTCTAATTCGACGGTTTAGTTATTATTCTCTGATAAAAGTCTTAGTTTACGCTCTATTTCATATTAGTAGTGAGAGGTAATAGTTATATAGCGTTACATTTGTCGTACTTGttacttctttatttcataGAGACATtattagtaaaaatatattccattaaagaatatattttatatatattataatatattatttctttatttctcttttcattttttttttatatactttatatacatatattttttttttatattccataTTCGTAGTGAGAGGTAATGATTACGTAGCGTTCTGTTTGTTATACTTGTTATCCATTTTATAGAGATATTATTACTAgttaatatgtaaattatatatgacagaaaaaaaaatctccagaagatatatatacgtatatacgtatacagtTTGTCCcgtttatcattaaaaattgcaATATTTCTTGACGGACCTTTGATGGACTcgcaaaaaaatttatttacagatTTGTTTGTGCGTCATACAgtactaattttcttttttttttagaggtCGAACGACGGAGTTAAACttcaaaatcaaatttatttcgttttaaataaaagtagatatttttctttttacagttCGATGACATTTCTTGGGATGAATCCATGTAacatacgtttatttattattataaaatataaatttatgatcaTGAATATCCTTGCATCGCATGTTATCGGCTATTAAACTGCATGCTCTAagcaaaagataaattttgtatCTTCTTTTGTGTTTATCAAATGATCGatcataattaaatgaaatttatttcgtaaaaaattcgATCTTGTCACCCTATAAACGGGACACTCTCTTTATATATGCGTGTTTCTGTTTTACTATACGTCCTgacataattttcttctttattattgtttaaaaattggCTATAGGctatattctttctatcttgcaGCAGAGCAAAAAATAGGccattaataatgatatctcATTCTTTGCAAAGATCTATTAGTGAACTTCAACCGGTTATTATTACAAGACAcaagatgaaaaaggaaatttatgGTGGACAGCCCAGCCCTCCAGTCCAAACAGCACAGGAATTATACGAGGAAGATAGTATAGAAACAAAGTAAGTTTgtggtatttctttttaaattaaaataaatttttagatatagaatgtaaaataattatatttaatagaaaatataaaaataacttaattaatttcttttttagttgaTCAGACTCATTTCAACGtaactaaataaattttgaatgtttgaaaaatatgacAAATGTGATGacaataagaattaaatacgAAGACATAGAAGatagacaaaaagaagaaaacaaaaaaaaggatgatccacaattaatataatatagaatatataagaatGTATACACTGTACATTATATTGTATTGTACTGTATGCCTTATAATTctgtaatattgtattatactaTAAGGCGATCAATACGATTAAGAAATATCCTTATAATTAGCAAATACGACACATTATGTAtacaataattgaaataaaataaatgtttcttataaataaaattccaaTGCAGTCTATTAATAATCCATTCATAAAAATACTTCCATttcccataaaaaaaaaattaatccgtatataataaatgtataaagaataaataaataaccaGTAGAAATGctattaattgaaaaagaataatttttataaatttcgattGGACCAGAATTCACCCTATAACCCagaatttgaaatttcatacaagaaaaaataatttaccagAAGGTAGCAGGAAACGGCATGCCTCCTCTTTGAGCACCATGTGATGCTGATACAATACACGTTTTGCGGAAAACTTTGCCGCGTTGTCCGtaattcgaatttttgaaCGAGAGCATATACCTTACCTGGAGGTGGCATGATCTCGCGTGCCACCTCTTTGCGCANNNNNNNNNNNNNNNNNNNNNNNNNNNNNNNNNNNNNNNNNNNNNNNNNNNNNNNNNNNNNNNNNNNNNNNNNNNNNNNNNNNNNNNNNNNNNNNNNNNNTCGAATTTTTGAACAGGAGCATATACCTTACCTGGAGAGGACATGATCTCGCGTGCCACCTCTTTGTGCATCATGTGATCCTAATACAAATCTCGTTTTGCGGGAAACTTTGCCGCGTTGTCCGtaattcgaatttttgaaCAGGAGCATATACCTTACCTGGAGGTGGCATGATCTCTCGTGCCACCTCTTTGCGCATCATGTGATCCTGATACAATTCTCGGTAGGTTAATATCGCGGTCTCTCTCTTCGCGGGTTTTGTTATCTtgacataaatttttatgtgtTTGTCAAATTTGCGCCTCTTACAGAATTTggtatagaatattatttttggagGGTAATGGAAGATTAGATaggatttaataaattatacataattttcttttttgttaaacatttttattttatatttattaacgatatacATGTTacattcttatatttattttatcatataaatagttctataatataatataatataatataatataatataatgtaatataacttaatataatataatataaacaatataatacaatataatacgaaatagtataatatgatatgatataatataatataatatagtatgatataatacagtataatataatataatataaaataatataatacaatataatataacttataatataatagatcttAATgctacaaaataaaatataatacaaaatggTGTAATTACTCTTGGATGTGTTCCAGTAATCGAAGTAAGCGTTTCATTTTGTTTGTCCCCTTCGtttctgaaacagaaaaaatgaagcattatttattgttaattctGAAGATATTTAATCCATTCTGTTTGAGAGATAGTTCTTTCATAATCCAGCATGTTTTTACTTAATTTGTTGATTAACTTCATTATGGCGATATTGAGAAAGAATAGATTAAAGAATGATGTTCTGAAATTGTAAGATTTGCAAATAGTccgaataattttgatatgaCATATAAATTAGTTCGTCGTTTCTtacagaaaaaacaaaaaaaaagtaacttgACTAGAAAAATCAAACATATACTTTTGTGAGTCATTAGAATTACGACATAACGACTTTTTTCTTAGTGTTACGTGATGATTAGTTCGTCTCCCAAAGTATTCTACTCACGTAACGCTTCGTGTGACGTGTGAATATGCgagggtaaaaaaagaagtgaaagaaagaaaaagacgtttccatttttttcttacctgtttgcaagattaatatttatcgctagtgtaatatattttaatcataattGGATTTATCGCTAACAAACAGTTGCAatgtaaatattgaaatattcaatgttAATATAATCGTAGATAAAGAATAAGACATTATTTTAAAACCATTACAAACGTCTTTTAAAGTGTTCTTTGGTATttgaaaaactaataaaaagcCGAATTATCGGCAAATATACAAacatttaatgttttaatacgaataaattgTTTCCTTGATACTTAcggaatattattaaatggattatataaatcttatgTGTTTCATACATTGCATTGTATTATACGATCGAGTAAGAACATAAGTAATgtgcattataaatattgacgTGCAAACTTACGTCGCCCGAACAAAATCGTTGCAGTCGTTTAACATATGATCtgtcgattcgattcgattcgattcgattctaatcttcgaattttcgaaattcATAGAATAGTTCAATTTGATTTTGCatctattcgaaataaaattgaattataaacTAAAACGAAtaggataaatattatattgcttAACCATTTCCAGGAAAACTTTGATAAAACGAGttttgaaaaaacaaatggacctttcttatctttttatctaattcTTTATATCTAAATTTCTCAACGGAGAATCATGATGAGTTTGAACACGCAATCTGTCAAGTAACCAGGAAGATTCaactaaaatatttcatttagatACAATCTTCTTTAAATGCGTTGTTTTGagtttcgttatttttatcattaaaaaaaaaaaaaaaaaaagaaaaaaaaaatgaaagaaagacaaaaagaaaaaagaaaaaagaaaaaatagggaagaagaggaaaaaaggaaaaatataactttaataattCGCAGATgatatcttattaaaaaattactcgACGTTTTTGATATCAAGTTTTTACGAATATCTTTacgcgtatatgtatgcatgctgTATGAATGCTATGGTGTaaaacaaacacacacacattacgGAAGATAAGCCTGCCGATCGCGTTTAGCCAGTTATTGGTTGGCTGGTTGGCTGACAGGTCTCACGTCGACGCAAACACGAGCCACAGTTAGTGGTCATTGTCAAGGCCAGGTTTCTGCTGACTTGTACCTTGCATAATGTTTTCTTAGATTGCTGTTGTACGAATACAGAGTAGTATAGGCGCCTACGTCTACATATagacgtttatatatatatatatatatatatatatatttctttttatttatttatttatacatgtatgtatgtatatatgtaaattatcgACTATGTCGAATGCATTTATCGATGTAGAATTAAAATCCCTTAAAttagtataatttaatattttactttatcattttatgtattttttcagTATTAAAAAAGACTCGtagaataatgataaaaacgatgataataacgtCGACTTTGAGGATTaccttaaaaaaagaaaaagaaaaaaagaaaaaacaaaacattcTACCGCGAACTTAATtacaaacaaaatttcatttcgactCGTTGATCGGCCAgtatttttaactattttaaCATAAGAGTGAAACTTTTTAtgagaattatattatagcaAGCTTTGTTTCGTAGTAGAACGTGTAAAATTTCTATTGGAAAATAATAGCCTGTTACGTGTTTATAATAGAGCTCAATCATGAACTATTATAAGAAATACTTAAAAACATATGATTTCAACGAATGACTGTCACTCTGAACAAATCGTAATTTCTGTTGGAAGATCTTGACGATAGGACATCACCCCCTCGGCGATGGATCGtggtatctttctttttcttctttttcttttttttttattacattttacgagaacatatatatatatatatatatatatatatatatgcatagataaTGTATACGTGTAATCGTAACAATTTCGTAACACtatagttttttattcttctccgtcctctcttctctttctttctctctctctttctctctgtctgtctatttctctttctacgaatGGATCATATAAATCACCCTCGCATTAGATCTCTTCTTGCACTGTAATTTACTCGtcatcgatatacatacatacatacacacgtatttgtatacatatatctaattatccgatacttctgtttcttttttccattttcttttctttttctttttctttttttttaacaagaagaaaatgacGCAACGCGAATCGTATTCGAATTTTCCACGGTCTCAATTTCTTAATCACCGGTACACTTTACTTCCCTTATTCAACACGAATTCTAATGCGTTTTTAACCTATTCATTGATCATTTTGCAATAAATATGTACGCAATATATGTGTAAGATAACAGAAACAGGAATAAGATATATCGATGCTATTAAATGCATCTTATTTACTtgtttacttacttactcacgGCTACGTAATAATTGTTTTAGTTTTACGTACTTAgatatcttccttcttttttttttttatttaatttatttatttctttcgtttttttcttttccatcttaTTTCTTAGACATCatcgaaaagattttaatcagCAATTTAACCGGTAATTCTTTCCtcatattttcatctttattttatattagtatatatctAAATCACTTGAATGATaccgatcgttcgataaaatactTCCTACTTGAATCTTAACAAAGTTTCTTAACTTGTTTTCTccctctacttctctctctctctctctctctctcactctttctcactctctttttctcttgctatCTTTCTCACGCTTGtgaagaaataaggaaaaaacgCGATCTTTAAACATACATAATGTAACgcaaagataaaagaataaaaaaaaaaagaaaaaaaaagaaggtggGGGATAATACGTTGCGTCATGTAATAGTTCGTCAGAAGTTTACTCGTTTTGCGAAATTGTCTTATTCGATCGTTCAATCATTATAAATCAAATCGTTTTTTAGGATTTacgatcttatttttctttttcttttcttttgttcgacTGTCGCCGGCCAAATTTACGATCGTACGTTCGTTCTAGTGAATGAactatgtatatctatttctcGTGACCATTGCAAACAAAAtttgaagaaggagaaagataagtTACGTAAGTTGTAAGTGACGTATAGTTAAGCAGCATTATATGCTCGAAGGAGTTAATAAAAATCCAATTATGTTCATAGAACAATTACTTACGTTCGATAATGACGAGCGGACGATTTCGCAATCGTTTTAGGTTGTAATTGAAAAGAAGTAGGAAGAAGCATCAACaacaagaagaaggagaagaaaaaaaaaagaagaagaaaaaaagaaaacgggacatagaaagaaacaaatcgtATTTCATCGATAATCACATCGATGTTGATCGTTTTGATGATTACATGCATTTTGCTTCTTCTGTTGTTACCACGGTTACCATGGCTACCGTAGTTGTCTACTACTATTATGTCAGAATTGCATAACTCACTGGAtttaaagaaacgagagacatatgtagatatagaATGTAAGTGTGTACCTAATTCATGGAACGTTCcagttatttttatcattcgacacttgttttatcttttttctttcatttctatataatattttatgatatttaattggTCAATAAGTGACGAtggaattttcaatattttatataaagaaataagatataaaatataatgtacgtatatatatttttaccaaTTAGTGGTAATGTTTTACGACATTGGATTGGTCAATAAGTAATAtccgaatttttaatattttatatatatatatatataatcatatttatatatataatattatgatatattgtatatatttgtattatatataaagaaaacgaaatataaagtactacaataatataatataattttttaatacaaaatttaatacaaaagtCAATAAGTAAAaccatttattataaaaatgatgtgtaattccatttttcttgttaaaatgatatttaaagatTTGTGCTACATAAATGTTAATTGATAAATCTTAATGTTTgcttatttctatatttttgagAGTGTAAATTaatctaaattatttatttaagacgataattttcttattaatatcattgttttattcaaataacGATTATGTTATAGTTTGATTACATTACGTTTATTATACTGAGTGTATAACTATAATCCAATCTCTATTTTGATTCattatgtaaaaatgtttACGAATATTCATGACGTattagtaatttttatatttgtgaCCTAAGaatctttaaatattctttttatcagaAATGCGTATATCTtacgtaaattataaatatgtattatttaaccaacgctatacatatacatacatatatatatatatatatatataaagtattatattcattaatatatactacgtacaaaataaatgaaagaactgttcgtaaaagaaaaattgaagctTGTTAAAACGATTCATATCGTTACGATACAtattacgaaagagagagagagagaaagagagaaagagagataaagagagagagagagagagagagagaaatagaagaggagTAGGAGAATGGAtacatatttgtttctttttttattaaattgttatgAAAGAGTTTTTACAAAAGTAGAATATCgacaattgtttttttttctttgtttgcttttcttcctttttttctttttttatttctagtgTGTTACTATGTATTTCTACATTGTATTAATTGATTGTGAGGATTTTTAATTGATCTAATCGTGACTAAATACCGATTGGACTCTTTCGTAATTACAGGACGTGCTAATCATCTTGCCGATTAAATTATACTGTATAAtacgaagataaaaagtataataaaacgttatatttatacaatttgcAGAGCGTAGATAGAATTTACTGACGCATGTTAAACTTGTTTTTTCGTTTAGGTTACGTTACGTTCACGCCTTGTTAAAAACATGATTTAAATCACTTTGAGAGATCTCATCGTAACAGTCAACAAACATATCGATTTCAATATCGAATTCTAAACAAATTCTATCTATCAGTCTTATCGTcgatttcattcgttcattgCATATCATTTTATACGAATAGTTTCTATTACTCATTGATTAACTCAGACaatggaaataatttcatcaCTCTTTCGgcgaatttaaaaatattatatttttatgtaagatTGCTGAGAATTAATTTCATCAGAATTAATTCCCACGCTTTTTCCATTAAACACAAATTTCTTTATCAGCACATTATATCTCGTTacgtcttttattattatatcgttgaaattttattgttaagtTATTGGTAATGTTCGAGTATTAAACACAATTGGActctatgaaattttatttattttataaagactcctataatttttattattaggaaaactttataatttttgtattatgtaattaattttatttctctttctttcttctctctctcccttactttttatttatttctttttattttatttatttaattgttccttcctttaaaattctttagacaattatttattattaatttagttTAAATCGATGATt is drawn from Vespula pensylvanica isolate Volc-1 chromosome 10, ASM1446617v1, whole genome shotgun sequence and contains these coding sequences:
- the LOC122632401 gene encoding NADH dehydrogenase [ubiquinone] 1 beta subcomplex subunit 5, mitochondrial, which codes for MAVWSNFLRSTSQKLSRLPILLSKEPSINNQIRCMSHDQVMMIKNSRWQWSRCKDLVHFYVMLGVIPLSILTFCVNVFVGPATLEPIPEGYTPKPWEYYKHPITRFLVRYVYTPHQQDYEKYLNAVYLEQELRKIRQLQRRIEELIEQRNDYKYFYYTPSTAKYVHRAKYDIEQEDTFRTYSK